In a single window of the Raphanus sativus cultivar WK10039 chromosome 9, ASM80110v3, whole genome shotgun sequence genome:
- the LOC108823731 gene encoding pentatricopeptide repeat-containing protein At1g62680, mitochondrial, whose product MQKKLIAMVTAKRLHHRNLPIPTTSLHSFTHCCCISSRALSSVIDLRERLSRNRLRDLDNLDDAIALFNDMVDDQSRPFPPIIDFNRLLNAVARLKRHDAAAVVVSLGRKMEALGIRNDLYTFNTLINCLCRCFHLSLALSLVGKMLKLGYDPDRVTLGSLVNGFCRGNRVDEAVSFVCKMVELGYRVDIVAYNTIIDSMCKSRRADEALSFFKGVVERRRGVVRPNIVTYTCLVKGLCNSGRWSDAARLLSEMMERKVSPNVVTYSALVDAFVKKGKVLEAKELYEEMVRMRVDPDVVTYSSLINGFCMVDRIDEASEMFDLMVGKGCFPDVVSYNTLINGFCKSRRVEDGVRLFREMSGRGLVSNTVTYNTLIQGFFQAGDVDTAREFFSQIDSFGLSPDIWTYNILLGGLCDNGELEKALVVFEDMQKREMDLDIVTYTIIIRGMCEAGKVEDAWGLFCSLSRKGVKPDVVAYTTMMSGLCRKGLHCEIDALYLKMKGDGLMLNDGTLCLRDGDITVSADLIKEMLSRGYAPPSVGCKKSVSLL is encoded by the coding sequence ATGCAGAAGAAGCTGATTGCGATGGTGACGGCGAAGAGATTGCACCATCGGAATCTTCCCATTCCCACAACATCTCTCCATTCTTTCACCCATTGCTGCTGCATCTCGTCACGAGCTCTCTCCAGCGTTATCGATCTCCGAGAGAGACTGAGCCGAAACCGTCTCCGCGACCTCGACAACCTCGACGACGCGATCGCTCTGTTCAACGACATGGTCGACGACCAATCTCGCCCCTTCCCTCCAATCATCGACTTCAACAGACTCCTGAACGCCGTCGCCAGGCTGAAGCGCCACGACGCCGCCGCCGTCGTCGTCTCTCTGGGGAGAAAGATGGAAGCTTTAGGGATTCGAAACGATCTCTACACCTTCAACACCTTGATTAACTGTCTCTGTCGCTGTTTCCACCTCTCTCTCGCTTTGTCTCTCGTCGGAAAGATGCTGAAGCTCGGGTATGACCCGGATAGAGTCACGCTCGGGTCTCTCGTCAACGGGTTCTGTCGAGGGAACAGGGTTGATGAAGCTGTGTCGTTCGTTTGTAAGATGGTGGAGTTAGGGTATAGAGTTGACATTGTTGCTTACAACACGATTATTGATAGTATGTGTAAGAGTAGACGAGCTGATGAAGCTCTTAGTTTCTTCAAGGGAGTTGTTGAGAGGAGGAGAGGTGTTGTTAGACCTAATATTGTTACCTACACTTGTCTTGTGAAGGGTCTTTGTAACTCGGGTAGGTGGAGCGACGCGGCGAGGCTGTTGAGCGAGATGATGGAGAGGAAGGTGAGTCCTAACGTGGTTACGTACAGTGCGTTGGTGGATGCGTTTGTGAAGAAAGGGAAGGTTTTGGAGGCTAAGGAGCTGTACGAGGAGATGGTGAGGATGCGTGTGGATCCTGATGTTGTTACTTACAGTTCGTTGATCAATGGGTTTTGTATGGTAGATAGGATAGATGAGGCGAGTGAGATGTTTGATTTGATGGTCGGGAAAGGTTGTTTCCCGGATGTGGTGAGTTACAACACTCTTATCAATGGGTTTTGTAAGTCGAGGAGAGTGGAGGATGGGGTGAGACTGTTCCGGGAGATGTCTGGAAGAGGATTAGTTAGCAATACGGTCACTTACAACACTCTTATCCAAGGGTTTTTTCAAGCGGGGGATGTTGATACGGCTCGGGAGTTTTTTAGTCAGATTGACTCTTTTGGTCTCTCTCCCGATATTTGGACGTATAACATTTTGTTGGGTGGTCTTTGTGACAACGGGGAGCTAGAGAAAGCGTTGGTGGTATTTGAAGATATGCAAAAGAGAGAGATGGATCTTGATATTGTCACATATACTATAATTATCCGAGGGATGTGCGAGGCTGGTAAGGTTGAAGACGCTTGGGGTTTGTTCTGTAGCCTCAGCCGGAAAGGAGTGAAGCCTGATGTTGTAGCGTACACAACAATGATGTCAGGCTTGTGTAGGAAAGGCCTACACTGTGAAATAGATGCATTGTATTTGAAGATGAAAGGAGACGGGCTTATGCTGAATGATGGCACGCTGTGTCTTAGAGATGGTGACATAACTGTATCGGCCGATCTTATCAAAGAAATGTTGAGCCGTGGCTATGCACCACCATCTGTGGGATGCAAAAAAAGTGTTTCTCTCTTGTAA